The Amycolatopsis nigrescens CSC17Ta-90 genomic interval CGGCCGCGATCGAAGCCGAGCTCGAAGCCGTGAACGCCTGACTTTTCCCGCCCCAGACACAGAAACGATTGAGAACATGTCAACCCTGGAAATCAAGGACCTGCACGCCTCGGTCACCACGGACGAGGGCGCCAAGGAGATCCTCAAGGGCGTCAACCTGACCATCCGTTCCGGCGAGACGCACGCCATCATGGGCCCGAACGGCTCCGGCAAGTCCACCCTGTCCTACGCCATCGCCGGGCACCCGAAGTACGAGGTCACCTCCGGCGAGGTGCTGCTGGACGGCGAGAACGTGCTCGAAATGAGCGTGGACGAGCGCGCCCGCGCGGGCCTCTTCCTCGCCATGCAGTACCCGGTCGAGGTGCCCGGCGTTTCGATGTCGAACTTCCTGCGCACCGCGGCGACCGCGGTCCGCGGTGAGGCACCGAAGCTGCGCACCTGGGTCAAGGAGGTCAAGGAGGAGATGGGCAACCTGGACATCTCTCCCGAGTTCGCCGAGCGCAGCGTCAACGAGGGCTTCTCCGGCGGTGAGAAGAAGCGCCACGAGATCCTGCAGCTGGCGCTGCTCAAGCCGAAGATCGCCATCCTGGACGAGACCGACTCCGGCCTGGACGTGGACGCGCTGCGCGTGGTGTCCGAGGGCGTCAACGCGTACAAGGCGAACAACGACGCCGGGGTCATGCTGATCACGCACTACACCCGGATCCTCAAGCACATCCAGCCGGACTTCGTGCACGTGTTCGCCGGCGGGAAGATCGTCGAGTCCGGCGGTGTTGAACTTGCCGACGAGCTGGAAGCCAACGGCTACGTGAAGTACGCCGGGAAGACCGAAGCCGCCGTCTGAGTTCTGTTAAGCCCTGGAGAGGAGTTGGCGCGGATGACCACCACCGCTGCGCCGCTTGACGTCGCCGCCCTGCGCGCCGACTTCCCGATTCTTTCCCGTACCGTCCGGGACGGGAAAGACCTGGTGTACTTGGATTCCGGCGCCACCTCGGAACGTCCAAGCCAGGTGCTGGACGCCGAACGGCGGTTCCTGGAGACCTCGAACGCCGCCGTGCACCGCGGTGCGCACCAGTTGGCGGAGGAGGCCACCGACGCCTACGAGTACGGCCGGGCCAGGACCGCCGAGTTCGTCGGGGTCACGCCGGAGGAGCTGGTGTTCACCAAGAACGCCACCGAGGGCGTGAACCTGGTCGCTTACGCGATGAGCAACGCCGGCACGTCCGGCCCCGAAGCCGAGCGCTTCGTGGTCGGGCCCGGTGACGAGATCGTGGTCACCGAGATGGAGCACCACGCGAACCTGGTGCCCTGGCAGGAACTCTGCCGGCGCACCGGGGCCACGCTGCGCTGGTTCGGGGTGACCGACGAAGGCAGGCTGGATCTGTCCGATTTGGACGAGCTGGTCACCGAGCGGACGAAGCTGGTCGCCTTCGCCCATCAGTCCAATGTGCTCGGCACGGTCAACCCGGTGCACACCATCGTGGCCAGGGCCGGCCAGGTCGGCGCGCTTACCCTGCTGGACGCCTGCCAGTCGGTGCCGCACGGGCCGGTGGACTTCAGCGAGCTCGGCGTGGACTTCGCGGTCTTCGCCCCGCACAAGATGCTGGCCCCGAACGGGATCGGCGTGCTCTACGGTCGGCGCGCGCTGCTCGAGTCGATGCCGCCGTTCCTGACCGGCGGCTCGATGATCGAGCTGGTCAAGATGGAGCGGACCACCTTCGCCCCGCCGCCGCAGCGGTTCGAGGCCGGTACCCCGATGACCTCGCAGGCGGTCGGTCTCGGCGCGGCGGTGGACTACCTGTCGGTGGTCGGGATGGACCGGATCGCCCAGCACGAGCACGGGCTCACCGAGGCCGCGCTGCGCGGGCTCGGTGAGATCTCCGGGGTGCGGGTGATCGGGCCGACCGAGGCGGTGGACCGCGGTGGCGCGGTGTCCTTCGTGATCGACGGAGTGCACCCGCACGACGCCGGCCAGGTGCTGGACAGCCTCGGCATCGCGGTGCGGGTCGGGCACCACTGCGCCTGGCCGCTGCACCGCCGGATGGGCGTGCCGGCCACCGTGCGGGCCTCCTTCTACCTGTACAACACGCTGTCCGAAGTGGACTCGCTGGTGGCCGGGGTGCGCGAGGCTCAGCGGTTCTTCGGGGTGGCACAGTGAATCTCGAAAGCATGTACCAGGAGATCATCCTGGACCACTACAAGAACCCGCACGGCCGCGGCCTGCGGGAGCCCTTCGACGCCGAGTCCTTCCAGGTGAACCCCACCTGCGGGGACGAGGTGACGTTGCGGGTGAAGCTCGCCGACGGCAAGGTCTCGGACATCTCCTACGACGGTCAGGGCTGTTCGATCAGCCAGGCGTCCACCTCGGTCTTGACGGATCTGGTCGTCGGGCACACCGTGGAGGAGGCGTTCACCACGATGGACGCCTTCGTCGAGCTGATGCAGGGACGCGGCCAGGTGGAACCGGACGAGGAAGTGCTGGAAGACGGCATCGCGTTCGCCGGGGTGGCCAAGTACCCGGCGCGGGTCAAGTGCGCGCTGCTCGGCTGGATGGCCTTCAAGGACGCAGTGGCCCAGAGCGTGAGCGCCGCCGGCACAGGACACGGAGAGACTTCATGAGCGAGCAGCAGACCGAAACGCTGGAAACCGAGACGCCTGAGACCTCGGGGCACCGCGACGGCCGTACCGCCGCGGACCTGCCCGAGCAGACCGTGCCGGAGCAGGCGGACGTGGCCAAGGTCGAGGACCTGGAGGAGGCCATGCGCGACGTGGTCGACCCGGAGCTCGGCATCAACGTGGTCGACCTCGGGCTGGTCTACGGCATCCACGTGGACGAGCAGAACACCGCGACCATCGACATGACCCTGACCTCGGCGGCCTGTCCGCTGACCGACGTGATCGAGGACCAGACCGCGTCCGTGCTGGTCGGCGGGGCCGGGCTGGTCAAGGACTTCCGGATCAACTGGGTCTGGATGCCGCCGTGGGGCCCGGAGAAGATCACCGAGGACGGCCGCGAGCAGCTGCGCGCCCTCGGCTTCACCGTCTGACCCGCTTTCCGCAGCTCACCGGTCGTGAGTGAAAAGTGTTGCTCCGGCAACGCTTTTCACTCACGACCGGTTTGTGTATAACGGCCTATACGGCGCGGCATTAGGCGCTACTCGCGGCCGGGACGTTGGCTGCGGAAGACGACGAAGAGCAGCCGCAGGCCCACCAGCGCGCTGATCATCAGCAGGTTGTAGCCGAAGACGTGGTTCAGGGTCAGCTCGGCGAGCAGCTTCGGCCCGCCGCCGCTGGCCAGCAGCAGCACGGCCATCAGCCCGGTGGCCGCGCCAAGGAAGGCCAGCAGCACCTCGTGCACCAGCCCGGTCACCACCCTGCGGTCCCGTTCGTCGGCGAACAGCCGTACGTTCAGCGAAAGCCGGCCCTCTTCCAGCGCCCCACCGATCCGATCGATCCGGCGCGGCAGCCGGCGGATCACCGGGAGCAGCGTCATCAGCTCGTCGGTCATCGTGCGGCGGATCGAGTCCGGCCGCATCCGCTCGCCGATCTGGGCGGCGGCGAAGGCACGTGACTCGAGCACGATGTTGAACCCGGGCGCGAGCAGCCCGAGGGTGCCTTCCATGGTGGCCAGTGCGCGGAACACCGCGGCGATCGGTGGCGGCACGGAAAGCCGGAACTCGGCCACCACCTTGAAAAGATCGGTGAACATCTCCACGTCGGGTGCCTGGCCGTGGCTGAAGTGCTTGGCCACGAAGGCGCCGAGCGCGCGTTCGAGCCGCTGCTCGTCGATGTCGTCCGGCCGGTCCACGATCTCCAGCAGCCCGTCGCGCAGGGCGGCCGCGTCGCTGCGGTCCAAGGCCAGCAGCAACGCCTGCAGCCCGCCCCGCAGCCCGGAGTCCAGCCGCCCCACCGAACCGAAATCGAGCAGGCCCAGCCGGCCGTCGGTGAGCAGCAGCACGTTGCCCGGATGCGGGTCGGCGTGGAACACCCCGTGCAGCATCACCTGGCGCAGCAGGCATTCCAGCAACGAACGGGCCAGTGGGGCGCGGTCGGGGGCGGCCACCTTGGCACCGGCGGACGCGATCGGCACGCCGTCGAGCCGTCCCATCACCAGCACCCGCTCGGTGGAGAGCTGTTCGTGCACCTCGGGCAGCGCCACCGGGCCGTCGGCGTAGGCCGCGGCCACCGCCGCCACGTTGCGGGCTTCCACCCGGAAATCCAGCTCTTCCTCCAGCGCCGCGGCGAAACCGGCGGCCAGGTCGAGCACCCCGAGCGAGCGAGCCCACGGCGCCCGCCGGTGCAGCGACTCGGCCACCCGCTGCACGATGTCCAGGTCTCGCTCCACCAGCCGGCGCACCCCGGGCCGCTGCACCTTCACCACCACGTCCTCGCCGGAGCGCAGCTTCGCCCGGTACACCTGTGCGATCGACGCGGCGGCCAGCGGCGTGCGGTCGAACTCGGCGAACACCTCGGCCGGCGGGGCGCCGAGCTCGTCGGCCAGCACCTGCTCGATCTCGTCGGCCGGTGCCTGCGCCACCTGGTCCTGCAATCGGCTCAGCTCCTCGATGAACGCGGGCGGCAGGAGGTCCGGCCGGGTGGAGAGCACCTGGCCGAGCTTCACGAAGGTGACGCCGCCGTCTTCCAGCGCACGGCGCAGGGAACGGGCCAGCTTGGCGTGCCGGTGATCGCCGTGCTCGGTGTCGCGACGCCCGGCCAGGTAGGGGCCCAGGCCGTGTTTGACCGCGATCCTGGTGATCTGGGAGTAGCGCCTGCCCCGCCCGATCCGGCGCCGCAGCGAGCGGATCCTGCCGATCAGGCCGAGCCCGGCACCGGAGGGCATGGCCATCTCGGCCACGAACAGGAACACCAGGGTGGCGAGGAAGGCGCAGCCCGCCACCGGGATCAGCAGGCCGATGAACACGCCCGGTTTGTCGTGCATCTCCGGTGGCAGCGCGTTCAGGATCAGCCCCGCGGCCATCCAGCCGAAGGCCGCGCTGAGCAGGGCGCGCGCGGTGCCGATCCGCACCCCGAGCACCCGGCGCGACGCGACCACGAGCGGCCAGAGCAGCAACAGGTACAACGGCAGGCTGAGCAGGGCCAGCAGCAGTGAGGACATCGCGGTTTCCGAACGTCGGGTCGGGTGCGGACGCGCGAATCACACCACGTCGCGCTGGTGCCGCGCTCAGGCCCCTGGCGCGGCCGGCTCCCGCTGGAGAGGGAGGCAGCGCGACGTCCGTTCTGCCACGATTTCGGTCATGCTGATGCGGCGGCTGCTGGCCCCGGTGCTGGCGCGGTCGACCTACCGCGGGCTGGTCTACCTGATCCTGGGCGGCGCCATGCTGGTGCCGTACCTGCTCTTCGCCGCGCTCGCTGTGCCCGTCCTGGGGTCGATGCTGAGCACGACCGCGGCGTTGGTGGCGGGCGGGCTGGTGGCGCTGGCGGTGATGGCCGCGAGCTCGTTCATTCCGGCGGTGCGGGTGCTGGAGGGCACCGCCGTGCGGGAGTTGCTGGACGACCCGATCCCGGACGTCACCTTCGGTCCCGTCACGAGCTGGCCGGTGCGGCTGCGCTCGGGCGCGATGTTCATGTTGCACGTGCTCGCCGGCGGAGTGCTGAGCTTCCTGGCGCTGGCCCTGCCGGTGCTGCTGGTGCTCGGCGTGATCGCACCGTTCACCGGCCGGTTCTCCACCGGGCTGGACGCACCCGAGGTGGCCCGCGGCTGGGCCGGTGCCTGGCTGCCCGCGGTGCTGCTGCTCGCCGTGCTCGCACTGGTCTACCTGGTCGCGGCGGTGGGCGCGCTGCTCGCCCGCGCCGCGGCCGTGCTGCTCGGGGTCTCCGCCGCGGAGCGCATCGAGCAGCTGGAGCGGCGCACCGAGCGGCTGGCCGAGCGCAACCGGTTGGCTCGCGAGCTGCACGACTCCGTCGGGCACGCGCTGAGCGTGGTGACCATCCAGGCCGGCGCGGCCCGCCGCACGCTGCGCCGGGACCCGGAGTTCACCGAGCGCGCGCTCACCGCCATCGAGGACTCGGCCCGTGCCGCGCTGGACGATCTGGACCACGTGCTCGGCCTGCTCCGCGACGAGGCGGCCGGCACGTCGCCGCAGGCCGGTCTCGACGAGTTGCCCGCGTTGCTCGGTGCCACCCGCCTGGCCGGGGTCGACGTGCGGGAGGAGGTGCGCGGCGAGCTGTCCGTGCTGCCGCCGATGGTGTCCAGGGAGGCGTACCGGATCCTGCAGGAATGCCTGACCAACGTGTTCCGGCACGCCGGTAAGGTCCCGGTGACGCTGCGGCTGGCGGTGGCCGGGGACGAGCTGCGGCTGCTGGTGCGCAACCCGGTCGGGGGCACGCCTTCGCGGCGCGAGCGCGGTGGCACCGGGCTGCGCGGCATGGCGGAGCGGGTGGACCTGCTGCGCGGCGAACTTCGCGCCGGGCGGGACGGCGAGGACTGGGAGGTCAGGGTGCGATTGCCGTGGGGAGCGGGCGAATGAGCATCGGGGTGCTGCTGGTCGACGACGAGGAGCTGATCAGGGCCGGGCTGCGCGCGATCATCGACGCCGAGCCGGACCTGGAGGTGCTGGGGGAGGCCGCCGACGGCGCCGAGGTGCCGGGGCTGGTGTCCAGGCTGCACCCGGAGGTGGTGCTGATGGACGTGCGGATGCCCGCTGTGGACGGGATCAGGGCCACCGCACATCTTCTATCCACAATGGATTCTCCGCCGAAGGTGGTTGTGGTCACCACCTTCGAGAACGACGAGTACGTCTACCAGGCACTGCGCGTCGGTGCCAGCGGCTTTCTGTTGAAGCGGGCCAAACCGGAGCAGATCGTGGCCGCGATCCGCACCGTGGTGGCAGGGGAGTCGCTGTTGTTCCCGGCCGCGATCCGCCGGCTGGCCGCCGCGCACGAGCACGGACCCGGCCGGGGTGATCGGCTCGGCGGGGCCGCGCTGACCGAGCGGGAGGCCGAGGTGCTCGGCCTGATGGCCGGCGGTCTGTCCAATGTGGAGATCGCCGGCGAGCTCTTCCTCGGCGTGCAGACGGTGAAGACCCACGTCGGCAACGTGCTGTCCAAACTGGGCGCGCGGGACCGCACCCAGGCGGTGATCAGGGCCTACGAGTCGGGCTTCATCACGCCGGCTGGTTGAGCTCCGGAACCCGTTGCGCGGGCAGCGGTTGCCGGCCGCGACCGCGCAGCACCTCGACCCGCTCGGAACCGGGCCTGCTGAGCACCCAGCTGGATCCCGGCACCTCCTTGGCGCGTTTCTTCAGCGGGGCGAGCAGCCGCGAGGCGTCCCGATAGGACGGTACCGAGGAGGTGGCGCAGACCAGGGTGGCCAGCGAGACGGTCACCGGCAGTCCTTCGGCCGACCACGGGGTGTCCAGCAGCGCGGCCGCCACCTGTGCGATCTCGTCCACGTCGCAGGCGATCAGGAAGTCGTCGCCACCGACGTGGCTCACCGTCATCTTCGGCAGCTGCGCGGTCAGGTCGGTGAGCGTGCGACCGAGCGCGCGGATCAGGTCGTCCCCGGCCGCGAAGCCGACGGAGTCGTTGACGCTCTTGAACGAGTCCACGTCCAGCCAGGCCGCCACGAACGGTTCCCGGCAGGCGATCCGGCGGTCCACGTCGCGGGCCACCGTGTCGCTGCCGGGCAGCCGGGTGAGCGGGCTGAGCGCGGCCGCCTCCTCCACCTTGGCCTCGGCCATGCCGCGGACCACCTCGGTCACCAGCACCACGCCCTGGCAGCGGCCCTCGCCGTCGACCACCACCACGTCGTCGCCGGTGCGGCGCCAGTCGGCGTCGGTGACCAGCTCGAGCAGCTCCATCGCGCCCGCGTCGGCGTGGATGGTGTGCGGGATGTCGGCGAGCCGCTCGGCCGGCCGCTTGGCGTGCAGCGCGTGCCCGTACGGCCCGGTCACCGAGACCAGGAACCGCGTCCTGTCGATGGTCCACTGTGGAATCTCGTCGGCGTCGAGGCCGACCACGCCGGACGGCCCGTTCTCCACCGCGAGCACCGACCGCACGTCGTCGCAGGTCGCGTCGTGCGCCAGGGTGCTGGCCGGGCGGAGGAAGTCACGCACCTTGGGGGTGGTCAGCGGCCCGTGCGCCACGCGCTCGTCCGGGTCCGGGGTGGCCAGGGTGCTCAGCCCGGACCAGCCGGTGCCGTCGGCCGCGGCCGCGAACAGGTTGCCCTGCGCGATCCGCACGCCGAGCTTGCGCAGCGCGACGAGTTGCGGCTCGGACTCCACGCCGGTGGCCACCAGCCGGACGTCCGTGCGGGAGGTGTAGTGCAGCAGCGCTTCCACCACGGCCACCGCGGCCGCGTCCCCCGGCAGCCGGTGCAGCACGCTGCGGTCCAGCTTCAGCACGTCCACCGGGGCGGCGGCGAGCAGGTTCAGCGGCAGGTCGCCGCGACCGAGGCCGTCCAGCGCGAGCCGGAAGCCGAGCTCGTTGAGCCGGTGCAGGCCGGCCAGCAGCTGCTCCGGCCAGGTCTGGGAGAACGGCGGGCCGACCTCCAGCACCACCTCGCGCGGGCGGCGGCCGTACCTGGCCAGGCTGTCCAGCAGCGGGTCGAGTGCGGACTCCGGCGCGGCGGCCGAGACGGCGGTGAGGTTCAGGTGCAGCGGCAGCAGGGTCTGGTATTCGGCTTCGGCGTGGACGGCGCTCGCCGCCAGGTCCACGTCCACCTCGACCAGCCGCCGTTCGCGGCGGGCCAGGTCGAGCATTTCGTGCGCTGACCCACGGGTCGGCCGCGCCAGCGCTTCGAGCGCGACGACACCGCCGGTGTGCAGGCTGTACAACGGCTGGAAGGCGAACCGGACGGCACTGGAAGGGGGGTGCACGAAAAGAATAATCGCGGGCAGTACGCCGATTCGGTAGCAATGTCGACTGATGTTCACCTGCCCTGCACCGGGGTTAGCTGTATCGGCGTAACCCGCTGGGCTGATTTCTCACCAGACGAGACGGCGGCGTAACCGCCACGGCGCGCGCCTGAACAGTTCCGACATGGCGGCCGTGGTTCCTGCCGGATCGGTCCGGCCGGAGGTGAACGCCCGCTGCAGCTCGGCGGGCAGGCCGAAGAAGAGCTCGAAGAACTCGGGCACCGCGGGCGCGGGCATCCCGCGCAACGCCCGCAGCCCGTGTTTCCGCAACCTGTGCACGGCCAGCGCGGCAGGTGGCCAGATCTCGTGCCGGGCGGCCGCGGTCGCCGCCCTCGGCCCGGTACGCAGGCCCTCCGCGATGGCGGCGGCGACCGACGGCGCCAGCCCCACCGAAGTGGCCAGGCTGTACCCGGTGGCCGGGTGCACCATGCCGGCCGCGACGCCGAACGGCA includes:
- the sufC gene encoding Fe-S cluster assembly ATPase SufC, giving the protein MSTLEIKDLHASVTTDEGAKEILKGVNLTIRSGETHAIMGPNGSGKSTLSYAIAGHPKYEVTSGEVLLDGENVLEMSVDERARAGLFLAMQYPVEVPGVSMSNFLRTAATAVRGEAPKLRTWVKEVKEEMGNLDISPEFAERSVNEGFSGGEKKRHEILQLALLKPKIAILDETDSGLDVDALRVVSEGVNAYKANNDAGVMLITHYTRILKHIQPDFVHVFAGGKIVESGGVELADELEANGYVKYAGKTEAAV
- a CDS encoding cysteine desulfurase, whose translation is MTTTAAPLDVAALRADFPILSRTVRDGKDLVYLDSGATSERPSQVLDAERRFLETSNAAVHRGAHQLAEEATDAYEYGRARTAEFVGVTPEELVFTKNATEGVNLVAYAMSNAGTSGPEAERFVVGPGDEIVVTEMEHHANLVPWQELCRRTGATLRWFGVTDEGRLDLSDLDELVTERTKLVAFAHQSNVLGTVNPVHTIVARAGQVGALTLLDACQSVPHGPVDFSELGVDFAVFAPHKMLAPNGIGVLYGRRALLESMPPFLTGGSMIELVKMERTTFAPPPQRFEAGTPMTSQAVGLGAAVDYLSVVGMDRIAQHEHGLTEAALRGLGEISGVRVIGPTEAVDRGGAVSFVIDGVHPHDAGQVLDSLGIAVRVGHHCAWPLHRRMGVPATVRASFYLYNTLSEVDSLVAGVREAQRFFGVAQ
- the sufU gene encoding Fe-S cluster assembly sulfur transfer protein SufU; translation: MNLESMYQEIILDHYKNPHGRGLREPFDAESFQVNPTCGDEVTLRVKLADGKVSDISYDGQGCSISQASTSVLTDLVVGHTVEEAFTTMDAFVELMQGRGQVEPDEEVLEDGIAFAGVAKYPARVKCALLGWMAFKDAVAQSVSAAGTGHGETS
- a CDS encoding metal-sulfur cluster assembly factor, with product MSEQQTETLETETPETSGHRDGRTAADLPEQTVPEQADVAKVEDLEEAMRDVVDPELGINVVDLGLVYGIHVDEQNTATIDMTLTSAACPLTDVIEDQTASVLVGGAGLVKDFRINWVWMPPWGPEKITEDGREQLRALGFTV
- a CDS encoding ABC1 kinase family protein, with translation MSSLLLALLSLPLYLLLLWPLVVASRRVLGVRIGTARALLSAAFGWMAAGLILNALPPEMHDKPGVFIGLLIPVAGCAFLATLVFLFVAEMAMPSGAGLGLIGRIRSLRRRIGRGRRYSQITRIAVKHGLGPYLAGRRDTEHGDHRHAKLARSLRRALEDGGVTFVKLGQVLSTRPDLLPPAFIEELSRLQDQVAQAPADEIEQVLADELGAPPAEVFAEFDRTPLAAASIAQVYRAKLRSGEDVVVKVQRPGVRRLVERDLDIVQRVAESLHRRAPWARSLGVLDLAAGFAAALEEELDFRVEARNVAAVAAAYADGPVALPEVHEQLSTERVLVMGRLDGVPIASAGAKVAAPDRAPLARSLLECLLRQVMLHGVFHADPHPGNVLLLTDGRLGLLDFGSVGRLDSGLRGGLQALLLALDRSDAAALRDGLLEIVDRPDDIDEQRLERALGAFVAKHFSHGQAPDVEMFTDLFKVVAEFRLSVPPPIAAVFRALATMEGTLGLLAPGFNIVLESRAFAAAQIGERMRPDSIRRTMTDELMTLLPVIRRLPRRIDRIGGALEEGRLSLNVRLFADERDRRVVTGLVHEVLLAFLGAATGLMAVLLLASGGGPKLLAELTLNHVFGYNLLMISALVGLRLLFVVFRSQRPGRE
- a CDS encoding sensor histidine kinase — protein: MLMRRLLAPVLARSTYRGLVYLILGGAMLVPYLLFAALAVPVLGSMLSTTAALVAGGLVALAVMAASSFIPAVRVLEGTAVRELLDDPIPDVTFGPVTSWPVRLRSGAMFMLHVLAGGVLSFLALALPVLLVLGVIAPFTGRFSTGLDAPEVARGWAGAWLPAVLLLAVLALVYLVAAVGALLARAAAVLLGVSAAERIEQLERRTERLAERNRLARELHDSVGHALSVVTIQAGAARRTLRRDPEFTERALTAIEDSARAALDDLDHVLGLLRDEAAGTSPQAGLDELPALLGATRLAGVDVREEVRGELSVLPPMVSREAYRILQECLTNVFRHAGKVPVTLRLAVAGDELRLLVRNPVGGTPSRRERGGTGLRGMAERVDLLRGELRAGRDGEDWEVRVRLPWGAGE
- a CDS encoding response regulator, whose product is MSIGVLLVDDEELIRAGLRAIIDAEPDLEVLGEAADGAEVPGLVSRLHPEVVLMDVRMPAVDGIRATAHLLSTMDSPPKVVVVTTFENDEYVYQALRVGASGFLLKRAKPEQIVAAIRTVVAGESLLFPAAIRRLAAAHEHGPGRGDRLGGAALTEREAEVLGLMAGGLSNVEIAGELFLGVQTVKTHVGNVLSKLGARDRTQAVIRAYESGFITPAG
- a CDS encoding GGDEF domain-containing protein is translated as MHPPSSAVRFAFQPLYSLHTGGVVALEALARPTRGSAHEMLDLARRERRLVEVDVDLAASAVHAEAEYQTLLPLHLNLTAVSAAAPESALDPLLDSLARYGRRPREVVLEVGPPFSQTWPEQLLAGLHRLNELGFRLALDGLGRGDLPLNLLAAAPVDVLKLDRSVLHRLPGDAAAVAVVEALLHYTSRTDVRLVATGVESEPQLVALRKLGVRIAQGNLFAAAADGTGWSGLSTLATPDPDERVAHGPLTTPKVRDFLRPASTLAHDATCDDVRSVLAVENGPSGVVGLDADEIPQWTIDRTRFLVSVTGPYGHALHAKRPAERLADIPHTIHADAGAMELLELVTDADWRRTGDDVVVVDGEGRCQGVVLVTEVVRGMAEAKVEEAAALSPLTRLPGSDTVARDVDRRIACREPFVAAWLDVDSFKSVNDSVGFAAGDDLIRALGRTLTDLTAQLPKMTVSHVGGDDFLIACDVDEIAQVAAALLDTPWSAEGLPVTVSLATLVCATSSVPSYRDASRLLAPLKKRAKEVPGSSWVLSRPGSERVEVLRGRGRQPLPAQRVPELNQPA